A part of Candidatus Saccharibacteria bacterium genomic DNA contains:
- a CDS encoding class E sortase translates to MLKIKRERNLIVVRRIATLLAVVLLCGGGYLLSLVGAPAIAPLVFTKPIDVNTLPSPKKTENRIIIPKIGVNVVYGKGISALEHGAQWRYPERGDPESGGNFIIAAHRFTLAPTPGETVTKSPFFSIDKLVVGDKIVVDYNGTRFGYEIDQLFTVTPEHTEIEARTSDAKLTLYSCELSGPEAGRVVVVAKPLGQVALNRT, encoded by the coding sequence ATGCTTAAAATAAAGAGAGAACGTAACTTAATCGTGGTTCGACGCATAGCAACACTTCTGGCTGTTGTATTACTATGCGGAGGTGGCTACTTACTATCGCTAGTTGGCGCACCCGCAATCGCGCCACTTGTATTCACGAAGCCTATCGACGTCAATACACTGCCGTCACCAAAAAAGACAGAAAACAGGATTATTATCCCAAAAATTGGCGTGAATGTTGTCTATGGAAAAGGCATATCAGCACTTGAACATGGCGCTCAGTGGCGATACCCTGAACGTGGGGATCCTGAATCGGGTGGAAATTTTATCATTGCCGCTCACCGTTTCACCCTCGCCCCAACGCCTGGAGAAACAGTTACGAAGTCGCCATTTTTTTCAATTGATAAACTAGTGGTTGGTGACAAAATCGTTGTCGACTACAACGGTACGCGCTTTGGTTACGAAATCGATCAGTTGTTTACAGTTACTCCAGAGCACACCGAGATAGAAGCACGCACATCAGACGCCAAGTTGACACTTTATAGCTGCGAGCTTAGCGGTCCCGAAGCGGGGAGAGTAGTTGTGGTTGCAAAACCACTTGGCCAGGTTGCCCTTAATAGAACCTAG
- a CDS encoding NUDIX hydrolase, translated as MQEFSKEETLNWMSGVEKRMSSGAVALVTSDNKVVVVKAHYKKYWSFPGGVVDAGETPRVAAAREVDEEVGIVLDPGQLEYKFVVDRVSDIAQTYQFVFEATIDAAQFGHLRPAEDEIEEIAVVSRQQIQHNDRYYSQSARFWASGGSGYIEQQFGAGAQSDI; from the coding sequence ATGCAGGAGTTTAGTAAAGAAGAAACACTCAACTGGATGAGTGGAGTTGAAAAACGTATGTCCAGTGGGGCTGTCGCCTTGGTAACGAGCGACAATAAGGTGGTTGTTGTTAAGGCGCACTATAAAAAATACTGGTCATTTCCAGGAGGTGTCGTGGATGCGGGTGAAACACCGCGTGTGGCTGCAGCACGGGAAGTCGATGAAGAAGTGGGTATCGTTCTTGATCCTGGCCAGCTTGAATATAAATTTGTTGTCGATCGTGTCAGTGACATAGCTCAGACGTATCAATTTGTGTTTGAGGCGACTATCGATGCGGCCCAATTCGGTCATCTGCGACCAGCGGAAGATGAAATCGAAGAAATAGCGGTTGTATCACGGCAACAAATACAACATAATGACCGCTACTACTCGCAGTCCGCTCGCTTCTGGGCTTCGGGAGGTTCGGGATATATAGAGCAGCAGTTTGGAGCTGGAGCGCAGAGCGACATCTAG